The DNA sequence GACCGAGAGCGGGCGGCGGCGCCGGCCGGTCCGCTGCCCGGTCCCCTGCCCGGTAGGCCGGCCGCCGCCTCAGCCTGGGTGCCGTCTCGGGCCCGGGCCCCCTCACCACAGGCCGGGCCTCCGCTCACTGCCGCGCatcccttccccaccccgcccgccccctgcccccgccccccaccccgccctggtCGCTCAGGCCCGCTGTGGGGTGTTGTCCCCCTCCCTTCGGCTGCACGCGCCCTGGAGAGGGGCGGTGCCCACTGAGACCCCTAAGCTCAGCTTCCCGCTGAGATGCGGACTCCCGCTCGAACCCCTCCGCGGAGCTCCCCTGCCCGCCCTTCCGGGTGCGCGGGGCCCCTGACCCTGCCCCGCTCGCGCCCGCTCTGCCCGGTCCCCCGCGGCGCGAGCCTCGCACCTGACGTGCCGGCCGCCCTCGGTCTCTTGGCGGCCGCACGGCCGGTTCCGCGCCGACGCCCGGCTCCTTCCGTCCGGCCGTCCGTCCGCCGTCCCCGCCGTCCCCGGACCTCGCTCGCTCCGGAGAGCCCGTGTCCCGGCCATCTCTGGGCGTCCGACCCCTTCCGCGCTTTCCGCGCCACGTGCACGCTCCAGACGCCCCGAggaccctccccctctcctcctgccgCAGACCCTCCTCCCGCCCTAGACGGCTTCACGGCCTCCTCCGCCCCGCTGGGCCGTGCGTGACGACTCGTTTCCCGCGATGCTGCCCGCACCGGCAAGGAGACCCGGCCCGGCCACGCGTCCGGCCGTGCGGGACGATGGACACAAGCTCATCCCCTTTGCCAAGTGAGTCGTCCCCACCCCGTGGGGAGGGGACGAAGGGAAGGTAGGCGCCCGGTGTCCCCCCGACGGCAGTGCCCGACGAGGGACTCTGGGCAAAGCCTGGTCTCCGCAGGATCACGACGCGCTCGGCGGTCCCGCCGACGGGTCCCCTCCAGACCGGCGGTGTCCCGGTCGCGACGTCAAGCGCGGCCCCAGGGTTAGAAGGACGAGGGACGGACGGACGGAGCTGGCCTTCGAGGGGAGGAGACGGCACGTCCCAACACGAGTGTGACTTCCCTTAGAGTGTCAGGAGAGACGAAGTAGTGACCTGTGCTGGCGACCGGGGCGCTCTGCAGACACTTGGACGGTGCGGCTGTGGAAGGCGGCTCTGGGGACCCGAGTCTGAGCTCGGATCTGAAGATGAGAATCAGCCGGTCTGACAAGAGCccaggcagggggtgaggggagaagaaggaagagtggGGGGACCCCCACGAAAGAGAGAGGCGCGGGATCTTGTAGGACAGGGAAGCCCGCCAGCGAGACTGAAACTGGGTGATCCAGGGAAAAGCAGAGAGCAGCGTCGGCATTGGGGGCCAGCGTCTACAGGACCTCCCAGGCCACCGGGAAAGGTCCGGGTTTCATCCTAAGGACAGTGAAAGTCAGTGGAAGGTTCTTAGCACGGAGATGACACGAGCAgagctttctccttcctctctggtttctttgttgtgaaaaatgtcaaaaagCAAAGTAGAGAACCACTCGTCCTGGAGCCAGCGTCCGCGCTCTGGGAGCTTCCCACATCACGGTTCCGGGCTGGATCCGCTCATCTGTGCCACCATCTAGCTGCCTCCCGCTCGGCTTATTTTGAAGTAAATCTCCACCCGTGCGTCATTTCAAACGACCATGGTTAAAGGGTTACTCACACTGCTCTGGGCAGCAGACATGATTGCGGGGTGAGGACGGGAGCAGGGGGAGCCCCTTGCCTTAATAGTCCGGGCTGGGGCAGATGAGCTGGAATATTGGTGGAGGAAGCAGAACGGGCGAGGAGCACTCAAATCGGatgtattttactttactttattgtatatttcatctttttgaaacttaagtgaaactttttaaaaattttatttattcatttattttttactttgagtaagctccatgcccaacacagggcttgaactcacaaccctgacatcacaCATCACATGCtgtacctactgagccagccgaccttcccctccttttttctatttaaatgaaactttactttttaattattttattttttaaaatttatttatttgacagatagagatcacaagcaggcagaggcggggtgggaagcaggctctccgctgagcagagagcctgacgtggggctcgatcccaagaccctgggatcatgacctgagccaaaggcagaggctttaacccgctgagccacccagacgccccttaattattttattttattgaagattttatttatttatttgacagagagcacaagcaggggaagtggcaggtggagggagaaggagaaaagcaggctgcctgctgaacaaggagcccagtgtgggacttgatcctgggaccctgggatcatgacccaagctgaaggcagaggcttcacttaccaagccacccaggcgccctacatttttttttatttttaattaaaatctggGTGTATTTTAGATGTAACTGACACAACTTGCTGATGAACTGAATATGGGAGCTGAGGGAAAGTGAGACAAACCTGGTTTGTGGGCTCCAGCATCTGGCCATCTGGGGTGCTTTCCCTGGAAGTGGGGCAGGCTGGGGGGAGATGTGCGTGCAAGTCTGGAGTCCAGGGGAGGACACGGATTTGGGGTTTTGTTAGCACATTGGTAGTACATAAAGTCATGGGCCTGGGTGAGGTCCCTTAAGGAGAGATGgagatgagaagacagagggtCCAGACCAAGCCCTAGGACACTCCCCTGGGGAGCAGGAGACCAGCTGGCATCCAGTCTGGGGACTTTGGAAGTGCTGAGCCCTGTTCTCACACCCCTTGCTACCCAGAAGGATAGCAGATTCTGTGAGTTAGGGGACACAAAGCAAAGTGAACAAGGGTTCTACTGGAAGGAACCTGCCCCGTCACGTCAGCTGAGCGGATAGGGCCTTCCTCTTTAACAGTGAAACGTGGTGTTCTCTGATTGGGGTGCTTAGATGTTTGAGATCGGGCGAGATCCAGGCTCCAAGACTGCCAGTTTCGTCTCGCAAATCAGATCTTACCACCTCCTCTGCTGCAGTGGCTAGGAGAGCATGTGGCCAGTGGGGCCCGGGCAGCCGTGCGGCCCCATGGAAAGGCGGGACCCCTGAATGCCCGGAGTGAGTGGACGCTGTGAGGGGTGAGCTGAGCCAGCCCCGAGCCTCCCTTGTCCTCCTTTCAGGTGTTCCAGGGTTGTCCGCCGATCGGCACCCCCCGGCTTGCCTTCCCAGAGCCCCGGACTGATGCCCCAGCGATACGGAGACCTCTTCTGGGAGAACCTTAGCCAAAAGCCCAGGTGGGCAGacacagaaaagagaaggaggaagtaaGGCTGTAGAGTTTTGCATTAAGCCTTACAGCAATGAGCCCTTGTCTGGGGACGGCTGGCCCACTGGCCGATGGCCACCGTAGCTCCTACTGCCAGGTGGACACATGGTTGGGAGAGCAGTCAGAGAAACAATACAGATGGGGGTGTCCTCTGCACATAGCTCCCCTTTTGTGGTTTTCAGCCCCACCTGGATGGAAGAACAGtacaccccacccctgcaggtATGACAAACGTGCCCTTAAACAATCCTTGATTATTGTACCCACTGCCATTCTATCCTCAGCTGACCTTACCACCTCTTCTCTCTGATGTCCCCCAACCAGTGCACGGACCACGCCCTCCTTTCTTTGCATTAGTCCCCGTTTCCACAGTCTGGGCTTCGAGACCCCGACTCCCTGTTTCAGTCCAAGCCCTCCCTTGAGAGGCCCAGTTCTGCCCTCTAGCCCCTTTCCCCCCATTCTTGGGCACAGAGAGCCACTGGATGCTCCCAGCCTGGCCTGTACCCCCCTGAGGGGCTCCCACCACCGGAACTGCTttgcagaagaaagagaaggaggcccCCTTTGGCAGGAATgcagcagggagctgggggcaTCCCAGCCCGGGTGAGGGCAGTCGCTTATCACCTGGAGGATCTAAGGAGGCGACAGAGACTCATCAATGAGTAAGGAGAGAGACTCTGGGGCTCTGGGAGCCCAGCAGGGCTTGGGGGCAGGAGGGTTTGAATTAAGGAAGGAGTTGAGAGCCTTAAGGAATTGGAAGCTGTATGGAGACAGGGAGGGACCTGGGGGAGGAGGATAAGCCACAGGAGCCCCAAGGAGTGGAAATGGGTCACCAAAGACAGGAAAGCCATCCACGTAACCGGAGGGTAGTGGGCAGCCGCAGGTCACCTGTGAGTCCCTGGACGCAGGGTGCTCCCATCTGAAGGGAGCAGGAAGCTGGGAGTCAGGGGGGGAAGTCCAGTGGTAACATCCCTGGGTCCCAGCAGGAATTATTCTAAGGCAGAGGGCTG is a window from the Neovison vison isolate M4711 chromosome 5, ASM_NN_V1, whole genome shotgun sequence genome containing:
- the INCA1 gene encoding protein INCA1 isoform X1, giving the protein MLPAPARRPGPATRPAVRDDGHKLIPFAKCSRVVRRSAPPGLPSQSPGLMPQRYGDLFWENLSQKPSPTWMEEQYTPPLQRATGCSQPGLYPPEGLPPPELLCRRKRRRPPLAGMQQGAGGIPARVRAVAYHLEDLRRRQRLINERKNAQWGGSGAASEPLALAHDLGGVPSTTQYRGLEEERAAYPQEDGHLLTSGGTQLLWSPWSPLAQGGSCLPRRLGSLASSSAVGASRTLLCKPWGMEVRSEE
- the INCA1 gene encoding protein INCA1 isoform X2, encoding MRISRSDKSPGRGCSRVVRRSAPPGLPSQSPGLMPQRYGDLFWENLSQKPSPTWMEEQYTPPLQRATGCSQPGLYPPEGLPPPELLCRRKRRRPPLAGMQQGAGGIPARVRAVAYHLEDLRRRQRLINERKNAQWGGSGAASEPLALAHDLGGVPSTTQYRGLEEERAAYPQEDGHLLTSGGTQLLWSPWSPLAQGGSCLPRRLGSLASSSAVGASRTLLCKPWGMEVRSEE